The candidate division KSB1 bacterium genome contains the following window.
GAGTGGTTCGTCTGAATAGGCTAAAATCCCTTTTAAACTGGAATTTGCCGCAGCTTTTAAGGCTGCATTTGCGGTTTCCTTTGATACAGGTTTCAGAGTATTAAACACCACATCAACCAATGAAACGTTAGGAGTTGGAACTCGTATTGCCATTCCGGTCAATTTACCTTTTATTTGTGGCATCACTTCACCTACCGCTTCAGCTGCACCCGTTGAAGTCGGAATCATTGAAGTTGCAGCAGTACGTGCTCTTCTTAGATCTGTATGTGGTGCATCCAGAGTATTTTGATCGTTAGTATAGGAGTGTATAGTCGTCATCACACCTTTTTCAACACCAAACTGTTCATCGATTACTTTAACTACGGGAGCTAGGCAATTTGTTGTACAGGAGGCATTTGAAATAATATGATGTCCTGTTGGATTATATTTATCTTCATTAACACCCATGACCAGGGTAATGTCAGGATTTTTTGCTGGAGCTGAAATTATGACTTTCTTAGCCCCTGCATCAAGATGTAGCTGTGCTTCGTCTCGTTTACGAAATAATCCCGTAGACTCAATTACAATTTCCACTCCCAGTTCACGCCAGGGTAGATCCGCAGGATTTCTTGAGGCCAATATTTGAATTGTTTTTCCGTTCACAATTATGTTATTATCTTCAACATGAACATCGTCTAAAATACCATGAGTTGAATCATATTTCAGTAAATGAGCTAGTGTTGCAGAATCGGTGATATCATTTACAGCCACGAATTCTATATTATCATCGTCGATACCGGCTCGAAGGACTAATCTACCTATTCTTCCGAAGCCATTAATTCCGACTTTTACTGACATTTGACAACCTCCAAAAGAGTTATTTTTTTTATC
Protein-coding sequences here:
- the gap gene encoding type I glyceraldehyde-3-phosphate dehydrogenase yields the protein MSVKVGINGFGRIGRLVLRAGIDDDNIEFVAVNDITDSATLAHLLKYDSTHGILDDVHVEDNNIIVNGKTIQILASRNPADLPWRELGVEIVIESTGLFRKRDEAQLHLDAGAKKVIISAPAKNPDITLVMGVNEDKYNPTGHHIISNASCTTNCLAPVVKVIDEQFGVEKGVMTTIHSYTNDQNTLDAPHTDLRRARTAATSMIPTSTGAAEAVGEVMPQIKGKLTGMAIRVPTPNVSLVDVVFNTLKPVSKETANAALKAAANSSLKGILAYSDEPLVSKDYNGNPNSSIVDGLATLVVGDNMLKVLAWYDNEWGFSCRVIDLIHFISSK